Proteins from a single region of Candidatus Methylomirabilota bacterium:
- a CDS encoding NYN domain-containing protein — MRWLVDGYNVIRRAPELKSREQESLEAGRQALCALLVEVARVSGDSFTVVFDGAQAGGRTGGGSGVSVIFSSARESADSVLARMAREGGAVVSNDREVRRAAERAGATVVTTDQFLARLDQARRLPPEAPADLPVDLKEGEEDESPRGPRKGNPRRLSKKARATQRALDHLGPGRPPPCPIKESPCTSASSAPGTWAVPWPRTF, encoded by the coding sequence CTGGCTCGTGGACGGCTACAACGTGATCAGGCGCGCGCCGGAGCTCAAATCGCGGGAGCAGGAGAGCCTCGAAGCGGGCCGCCAGGCGCTCTGCGCGCTGCTGGTCGAGGTCGCACGCGTGTCAGGGGACAGCTTCACCGTTGTCTTCGATGGCGCGCAGGCGGGCGGCCGCACGGGCGGCGGCTCCGGCGTCAGCGTGATCTTCTCGAGCGCCCGCGAGTCCGCCGACAGTGTGCTGGCGCGCATGGCGCGCGAAGGGGGCGCCGTCGTTTCAAACGACCGGGAAGTGCGCCGAGCAGCCGAGCGCGCCGGCGCCACTGTCGTCACCACCGACCAGTTCCTGGCGCGCCTCGACCAGGCTCGCCGGCTCCCGCCCGAAGCCCCAGCGGACCTGCCGGTGGACCTGAAGGAGGGCGAGGAGGACGAGAGCCCGCGCGGACCGCGCAAGGGCAACCCGCGGCGGCTCAGCAAGAAAGCCCGGGCTACCCAACGAGCTCTCGACCACCTGGGCCCCGGCCGCCCCCCCCCATGCCCAATAAAGGAGAGTCCATGCACGTCGGCTTCGTCGGCACCGGGAACATGGGCCGTCCCATGGCCAAGAACATTTTGA
- a CDS encoding NAD(P)-dependent oxidoreductase: MHVGFVGTGNMGRPMAKNILKAGHQMTVFDLRPEATVPLEALGARRAANLPSLAREVRVTLMSLPDARAVEAALWGPVGLMEGARSGDVVFDLSTVGPESTRAQHARMAERGVRLIDAPVSGSVSGAEAGTLAVMIGADAATVAPYETVLGAIGTSLFRLGEVGRGNILKLLNNYDALSNQAALCEAMALADRLGIPRQTLGEVLGKSSGASFILERKLGAMVEHDYKAGFFVDLGWKDLGLGLELADATGAKTALGREAWKLYGQAREAGLGKLDTSGLLGLLEPKP, translated from the coding sequence ATGCACGTCGGCTTCGTCGGCACCGGGAACATGGGCCGTCCCATGGCCAAGAACATTTTGAAGGCCGGGCATCAGATGACCGTCTTCGATCTCCGGCCCGAGGCGACGGTTCCGCTCGAGGCGCTCGGTGCGCGCCGGGCGGCAAACCTGCCGTCTCTCGCGCGAGAGGTCCGCGTCACCCTCATGAGCCTGCCCGACGCGCGGGCGGTGGAGGCCGCGCTGTGGGGTCCGGTGGGGCTCATGGAGGGCGCCCGGTCCGGCGACGTGGTGTTCGATCTGTCCACGGTCGGGCCCGAGAGCACCCGGGCGCAGCACGCGCGCATGGCCGAGCGGGGCGTGCGGCTGATCGACGCGCCCGTCTCGGGCAGCGTGAGCGGCGCCGAGGCCGGAACGCTCGCCGTGATGATCGGGGCGGATGCCGCGACCGTGGCGCCGTACGAGACGGTCCTGGGCGCTATCGGCACCAGCCTCTTCCGCCTTGGCGAAGTCGGACGGGGAAACATCCTCAAGCTCCTCAACAATTACGACGCGCTGTCCAACCAGGCAGCGCTCTGCGAGGCCATGGCGCTGGCCGACCGGCTCGGCATCCCGCGGCAGACCTTGGGCGAGGTCCTGGGCAAGAGCTCCGGCGCTTCCTTCATCCTCGAGCGCAAGCTCGGGGCGATGGTCGAGCACGACTACAAGGCGGGCTTCTTCGTGGATCTCGGGTGGAAGGACCTCGGGTTGGGACTCGAGCTGGCTGACGCTACGGGAGCAAAGACCGCCCTGGGGCGGGAGGCCTGGAAGCTCTACGGGCAGGCCCGCGAGGCGGGTCTGGGCAAGCTCGACACCTCGGGGCTCCTTGGGCTCCTGGAGCCCAAGCCCTGA
- a CDS encoding VacJ family lipoprotein → MPESDVSANTDESAAAPVVITYESITRQNAPAWVVALSGPVDPSLRGTPDTVPPDPDVEEYDPWEKFNEKMFSFNYNLDKYVLKPAAKGYNYVVPDMFQTMIDNAFTNLRMPSRFVNKVLQWKLLDATKEMGRFLINSTLGVGGLFDVARQEMGLERQKADLGQTFGIWGFGPGPYLVLPLLPPLTVRDGIGFAGDGAMNPLYYYIPFWPDTLAMKGEDTINDRSLNLDLFQGIEESTVDLYSSVRNGYLQRRNRLIKEGK, encoded by the coding sequence ATGCCCGAATCCGACGTCTCCGCGAACACGGACGAGTCCGCCGCCGCTCCCGTCGTCATCACCTACGAATCGATCACCCGTCAGAACGCTCCCGCCTGGGTCGTCGCGCTCTCCGGACCCGTTGACCCCTCGCTGCGCGGCACTCCGGACACCGTGCCGCCGGACCCGGACGTGGAAGAATACGACCCGTGGGAGAAGTTCAACGAGAAGATGTTCAGCTTCAACTACAACCTGGACAAGTACGTGCTGAAGCCGGCGGCGAAGGGCTACAACTACGTCGTGCCCGACATGTTCCAGACCATGATTGACAACGCATTCACCAACCTGCGCATGCCGTCCCGGTTCGTGAACAAGGTGCTGCAGTGGAAGCTCCTCGACGCCACCAAGGAGATGGGCCGCTTCCTCATCAACTCCACGCTCGGGGTCGGCGGGCTCTTCGACGTCGCGCGCCAGGAGATGGGGCTCGAGCGGCAGAAGGCCGACCTCGGCCAGACGTTCGGCATCTGGGGCTTCGGACCCGGGCCGTATCTCGTGCTGCCCCTGCTGCCGCCGCTCACCGTCCGCGATGGCATCGGCTTCGCCGGCGATGGAGCGATGAACCCGCTCTACTACTACATCCCGTTCTGGCCCGACACCTTGGCGATGAAGGGCGAGGACACGATTAACGACCGTTCGCTCAACCTCGACCTCTTCCAGGGCATCGAGGAGTCGACGGTCGATCTGTACAGCTCCGTCCGCAACGGCTATCTCCAGCGCCGCAACCGGCTGATCAAAGAAGGCAAGTAG